The following coding sequences lie in one Sphingomonas sp. M1-B02 genomic window:
- a CDS encoding A24 family peptidase, whose product MGDVFSSFLLVALGLLLVSAGIQDARSREIANWKNIAIALLAPLWWWSNGLQLWPDVALQLGVASLVFAFFAGAFALGQMGGGDVKLIGALALWLPVQPLIWMLLLMSLLGGALTVLMLGERWIRRQKGAALEIPYGVAIAIAALIVLREPIFNQFT is encoded by the coding sequence ATGGGGGACGTGTTTTCATCTTTTCTGCTCGTGGCGCTGGGGCTCCTGCTCGTCTCGGCGGGGATTCAGGATGCACGGTCCCGCGAGATCGCCAACTGGAAGAATATCGCCATCGCATTGCTCGCGCCGCTCTGGTGGTGGTCGAACGGGCTGCAACTATGGCCCGACGTCGCGCTCCAGCTCGGCGTCGCTTCGCTGGTCTTCGCCTTTTTCGCCGGTGCCTTCGCGCTGGGGCAGATGGGTGGGGGCGACGTCAAGCTGATCGGCGCGCTGGCGCTATGGCTGCCGGTGCAGCCGCTGATCTGGATGCTGCTGCTGATGTCGCTGCTCGGCGGAGCGCTCACCGTGCTGATGCTCGGCGAGCGCTGGATTCGGCGCCAAAAGGGCGCGGCGCTTGAGATACCTTATGGGGTCGCGATCGCAATCGCCGCCCTAATTGTTCTTCGCGAACCGATTTTTAACCAATTCACGTGA
- a CDS encoding alpha/beta fold hydrolase: protein MADSPIDRRALPAGAEIHRWTAPDGWELRAFTWPAETKEVRGSILFQGGRGDIFEKYLESFAHWHARGWTITSFDWRGQGGSGRLTEARNCGHIETFDDYVRDLRAFHGEWIAGTPGPHVVMGHSMGGHLVLRAMVEGAIRPDAAVLVAPMLGFRKGLFGPFAERAARLLGGMGDSSRPAWKGNEKPYTTETRASLLTHDADRYADEIWWQTHGPEILTGPPSWRWVIEGFRSMRELAVNPRLKRMAVPLLMLVAKKDGLIDGAAALKLAPSLPDARIVTFGAESAHEILREVDSVRDRALGEIDLFLAARAQRS from the coding sequence ATGGCAGATTCCCCTATCGACCGCCGCGCCCTTCCCGCGGGCGCCGAAATCCACCGCTGGACCGCCCCGGATGGCTGGGAATTGCGCGCATTTACCTGGCCTGCGGAGACAAAAGAGGTGCGCGGGAGCATCCTTTTCCAGGGCGGGCGCGGCGATATTTTCGAGAAGTATCTGGAGAGTTTCGCGCATTGGCACGCGCGCGGCTGGACGATCACTTCGTTCGATTGGCGCGGGCAGGGCGGATCGGGCCGGCTGACCGAGGCGCGCAACTGCGGGCATATCGAGACTTTCGACGATTATGTTCGCGATCTGCGCGCATTTCACGGCGAATGGATCGCAGGGACGCCGGGGCCGCATGTCGTGATGGGCCATTCGATGGGCGGGCATCTGGTGCTGCGCGCGATGGTCGAGGGGGCGATCCGGCCCGACGCTGCGGTGCTGGTCGCGCCGATGCTCGGCTTCAGGAAGGGACTGTTCGGCCCCTTTGCCGAGCGCGCGGCGCGCCTGCTGGGCGGCATGGGCGATTCGTCGCGCCCCGCCTGGAAGGGCAATGAGAAGCCTTATACGACCGAGACCCGCGCCTCGCTGCTGACCCATGATGCCGATCGCTATGCCGACGAGATCTGGTGGCAGACGCACGGTCCCGAGATCCTGACCGGCCCGCCGAGCTGGCGCTGGGTGATCGAGGGGTTCAGGTCGATGCGCGAGCTTGCGGTGAATCCGAGGCTGAAGCGGATGGCCGTGCCGCTGCTGATGCTGGTCGCCAAGAAAGACGGGCTGATCGATGGCGCCGCGGCGCTGAAGCTCGCGCCCAGCCTTCCCGACGCGCGAATCGTGACCTTCGGCGCCGAGAGCGCACATGAGATCCTGCGCGAGGTCGATTCGGTGCGTGATCGGGCGCTCGGCGAGATCGACTTATTCCTTGCGGCACGGGCCCAGCGGTCTTGA
- a CDS encoding NAD(P)/FAD-dependent oxidoreductase yields MRRYDVAIVGAGIAGASLAAEIAPHASVLILETEDRPGYHSTGRSAAFWSETYGGPDVQPLTTASGPLLEAGGFLEPMGSLHIGRDDQRASADAFLAEFAGSGVELRAVDPRETIPGLRPQWSWGIHEPSCTYIDVGGLHASYLAAAKRGGADLALSAALHAAHRSDGTWTVETLAGTFAARILVNAAGAWADPVAVLAGAAPLGIQPYRRTMVQLRTDPAPPAKLPLVGDLAGSFYFKPEAGGRLWLSPHDESRCEPCDTAPEEMDVAIAIDRFEQVVEWRVAALEHRWAGLRSFAPDRLPVYGFDSRVEGFFWCAGQGGFGIQTAPAAARLAAALLLGASPDSAVARIDPDRYAPRRFG; encoded by the coding sequence TTGAGGCGATACGACGTCGCGATCGTCGGGGCGGGGATCGCGGGCGCCAGTCTGGCGGCCGAGATCGCACCCCATGCGAGCGTGCTGATCCTCGAGACCGAGGATCGGCCGGGCTATCATAGCACCGGGCGCTCGGCCGCTTTCTGGTCCGAAACCTATGGTGGGCCGGACGTCCAGCCGCTGACGACCGCTTCCGGACCGCTGCTGGAGGCAGGCGGCTTCCTCGAGCCGATGGGATCGCTGCATATCGGCCGCGACGATCAGCGCGCCTCTGCGGACGCCTTCCTGGCCGAATTTGCGGGGAGCGGGGTGGAGCTGCGCGCGGTCGATCCGCGCGAGACCATCCCGGGGCTGCGGCCGCAGTGGAGCTGGGGGATCCATGAGCCGAGCTGCACCTATATCGACGTGGGCGGGCTGCACGCGTCCTATCTGGCGGCCGCCAAGCGGGGCGGGGCCGATCTCGCGCTTTCCGCCGCGCTGCACGCTGCGCACCGCTCCGACGGAACATGGACGGTCGAGACGCTGGCGGGGACCTTCGCGGCGCGGATACTGGTAAACGCAGCGGGCGCCTGGGCCGATCCGGTGGCGGTGCTGGCGGGCGCCGCACCGCTCGGCATCCAGCCCTATCGCCGGACGATGGTCCAGCTGCGAACCGATCCCGCGCCGCCGGCAAAGCTGCCGCTGGTGGGCGATCTGGCGGGAAGCTTCTATTTCAAGCCCGAAGCGGGCGGGCGGCTATGGCTCAGCCCCCATGACGAGAGCCGCTGCGAACCCTGCGACACGGCGCCCGAGGAAATGGATGTCGCGATCGCGATCGATAGGTTCGAGCAGGTGGTCGAGTGGCGGGTGGCAGCGCTCGAGCATCGATGGGCGGGGCTGCGCAGCTTCGCGCCGGATCGGCTGCCCGTCTATGGCTTCGATTCGCGCGTTGAGGGATTTTTCTGGTGCGCCGGGCAGGGCGGTTTCGGCATCCAGACCGCACCCGCCGCCGCCCGTCTCGCCGCAGCCTTGCTGCTCGGGGCATCGCCCGACTCGGCGGTCGCGAGGATCGACCCCGATCGCTACGCGCCGCGCCGCTTCGGCTGA
- a CDS encoding acyl-CoA thioesterase: MQGSALPYDFQVDVAREDIDFMGHVNNASYLKWVQAAVISHWQHLAPVEVVAKHLWVALKHEITYRRPAFLDDDVVATVLLEKVHGTRAFYETVIKRGGEVLAEVKSSWCCLDAETLRPARLAKDVVDRFFVRDAVSAG, from the coding sequence ATGCAAGGTTCTGCGCTTCCTTATGATTTTCAGGTCGATGTCGCACGCGAGGACATCGACTTCATGGGCCACGTCAACAATGCCAGCTACCTTAAATGGGTGCAGGCGGCGGTGATCAGCCATTGGCAGCATCTGGCGCCGGTCGAGGTGGTCGCGAAGCATCTGTGGGTCGCGTTGAAGCATGAGATCACCTATCGCCGGCCGGCTTTCCTCGACGACGACGTAGTGGCCACCGTGCTGCTCGAGAAGGTCCATGGCACCCGCGCCTTCTACGAAACCGTGATCAAACGCGGCGGCGAAGTGCTGGCCGAGGTCAAGTCGAGCTGGTGCTGCCTCGATGCCGAGACGCTGCGCCCGGCGCGGCTGGCCAAGGATGTCGTCGACCGCTTCTTCGTGAGGGACGCCGTCAGCGCTGGCTGA
- the rnhA gene encoding ribonuclease HI has translation MTELPHVEIATDGACKGNPGRGGWGVLLRMGGVEKELSGGEAHTTNNRMELMAAIQGLNALKRPCRVTLSTDSRYVMDGLTKWIHGWLKNGWRTSDKKPVKNAELWQELLAASKPHRVEWVWVKGHAGHPDNERADKLASDAAVSQR, from the coding sequence ATGACCGAACTCCCCCATGTCGAGATCGCCACCGACGGCGCGTGCAAGGGCAATCCCGGGCGCGGCGGTTGGGGCGTGTTGCTGCGGATGGGTGGGGTCGAGAAGGAATTGTCGGGCGGCGAGGCGCATACCACCAACAATCGCATGGAGCTGATGGCGGCGATCCAGGGGCTCAACGCGCTCAAGCGGCCGTGCCGCGTCACGCTATCGACCGACAGCCGCTACGTGATGGACGGGCTCACCAAGTGGATCCACGGCTGGCTCAAAAATGGCTGGCGCACGTCGGACAAGAAGCCGGTCAAGAATGCCGAGCTGTGGCAGGAATTGCTCGCCGCCTCGAAGCCGCACCGGGTCGAATGGGTATGGGTCAAGGGCCATGCCGGCCATCCCGACAACGAGCGCGCCGACAAGCTTGCCAGCGACGCCGCGGTCAGCCAGCGCTGA
- the thrB gene encoding homoserine kinase gives MAVYTQVSAEALSQFLAGFDVGELVSAKGIAEGVENSNYLVDTTQGRFILTLYEKRVAADDLPYFMALLDHLDAKGLPVPPAIKDRGGREIHELEGRPACLIKFLPGVSVSHPTSAQARAAGTALGAMHAAVDDFAPTRPNSMGVDTWHPLFERCGRDLDRILPGLHDDLGFAIDEQRSTWDPHLPIGTIHADLFPDNVLMRGDGVSGLIDFYFACTDVRAFDLAIMHSAWAFDATGSHYDDDVGRALIAGYQEVVELSPAERAAFAGLAQGACIRFLLSRAWDWLNTPADALVTRKDPLAYWRRYLAYQAMDRFPA, from the coding sequence ATGGCGGTCTACACACAGGTTTCGGCGGAGGCGCTGTCGCAATTCCTGGCGGGCTTCGACGTCGGCGAACTCGTGTCCGCCAAGGGGATCGCCGAGGGCGTCGAGAACAGCAATTATCTGGTCGACACCACCCAGGGCCGCTTCATCCTGACGCTCTACGAGAAGCGCGTGGCTGCGGACGACCTTCCCTATTTCATGGCGCTGCTCGATCATCTCGACGCCAAGGGCCTGCCGGTGCCGCCCGCAATCAAGGATCGTGGCGGTCGCGAGATCCATGAGCTGGAGGGCCGCCCGGCCTGCCTGATCAAGTTCCTGCCCGGTGTCTCGGTCTCGCACCCCACGTCTGCCCAGGCGCGTGCCGCCGGCACGGCGCTTGGGGCGATGCACGCGGCGGTCGACGACTTCGCGCCGACGCGCCCCAACTCGATGGGTGTGGACACCTGGCATCCGCTGTTCGAGCGGTGCGGGCGCGATCTCGATCGCATCCTGCCGGGGCTGCACGACGATCTCGGCTTCGCGATCGACGAGCAGCGCTCGACCTGGGATCCGCATCTGCCGATCGGGACGATCCACGCCGATCTCTTCCCCGATAATGTCCTGATGCGCGGCGACGGGGTCTCTGGGCTGATCGACTTCTATTTCGCCTGCACCGACGTCCGTGCCTTCGATCTGGCGATCATGCACAGCGCATGGGCGTTCGACGCGACGGGATCGCACTATGACGACGATGTCGGCCGGGCGCTGATCGCAGGCTATCAGGAGGTCGTCGAGCTCAGCCCGGCCGAACGCGCCGCCTTCGCCGGTCTGGCCCAGGGCGCCTGCATCCGCTTCCTGCTCTCGCGCGCCTGGGACTGGCTCAACACCCCCGCCGACGCGCTGGTCACCCGCAAGGACCCGCTCGCTTACTGGCGCCGCTATCTGGCCTATCAGGCAATGGACCGATTCCCCGCATGA
- the ispH gene encoding 4-hydroxy-3-methylbut-2-enyl diphosphate reductase, whose amino-acid sequence MIETLKPPLNLLIAAPRGFCAGVDRAIRIVELAIEKYGAPVYVRHEIVHNKYVVDTLKAQGAIFVDELDQVPDGVPVVFSAHGVPKAVPAKAAERGLSYLDATCPLVSKVHRQAERLVAAGRHILFIGHAGHPEVIGTFGQVPPGAMTLIETVEDAQTAIVADPENLAFLTQTTLSVDDTAAVLAILKARFPSILAPGPDDICYATSNRQAAVKAIAQSCDFVLVIGSPKSSNSMRLVEVAMRNDTCATLIQRAEDIDFAWFEGVRTVGITAGASAPELLVREVVDRLATRFTVTEQEVETVAENIVFKLPRGLEAA is encoded by the coding sequence ATGATCGAGACCCTGAAGCCCCCACTCAATCTGCTCATCGCCGCCCCGCGCGGCTTTTGCGCCGGAGTCGATCGCGCGATCCGCATCGTCGAGCTGGCGATCGAGAAATATGGCGCGCCGGTCTATGTGCGGCATGAGATCGTTCACAACAAATATGTCGTCGATACGCTGAAGGCGCAGGGCGCGATCTTCGTCGACGAGCTGGACCAGGTGCCCGATGGGGTGCCCGTGGTCTTCTCGGCGCACGGCGTGCCCAAGGCTGTGCCGGCGAAGGCGGCCGAACGTGGCCTCTCTTATCTCGACGCGACCTGCCCTTTGGTCTCCAAGGTCCACCGCCAGGCCGAGCGGCTCGTCGCCGCAGGACGGCACATCCTGTTCATCGGACATGCCGGCCATCCCGAGGTGATCGGCACCTTCGGCCAGGTCCCGCCGGGCGCGATGACGCTCATCGAGACGGTGGAGGATGCGCAGACCGCGATCGTCGCCGATCCCGAAAATCTTGCCTTCCTCACCCAGACCACGCTCTCGGTGGACGATACCGCCGCAGTGCTCGCGATCCTCAAGGCGCGCTTCCCCTCGATCCTCGCGCCCGGCCCCGACGATATCTGCTACGCGACCTCGAACCGCCAGGCCGCGGTCAAGGCGATCGCCCAGTCGTGCGATTTCGTGCTGGTGATCGGATCGCCCAAATCGTCCAATTCGATGCGGCTGGTCGAAGTGGCGATGCGCAACGATACCTGCGCGACGCTGATCCAGCGCGCCGAGGATATCGACTTCGCCTGGTTCGAGGGGGTCCGTACCGTGGGGATCACTGCGGGGGCATCGGCGCCCGAACTTCTGGTGCGCGAAGTGGTCGATCGGCTGGCGACCCGCTTCACCGTGACCGAGCAGGAAGTCGAGACCGTCGCCGAGAATATCGTCTTCAAGCTGCCGCGCGGGCTGGAAGCGGCTTGA
- the gcvT gene encoding glycine cleavage system aminomethyltransferase GcvT, which produces MSRDVHNGPTDQFTQARGTEYSGDADGGDDAPEILTLPLDGWHRARGGRMVAFAGYEMPVQYEGIMAEHLWTREHAGLFDVSHMGQLVFTGEGVEAALEALLPADLQAAKLNHPVYSLLLAENGGILDDLMLTRRAGGEVYIVVNGATKWDDIAHFREHLADEITLNHLDEQALLALQGPEAVIALERIVPGVSALGFMQGDWFDHKGDRLWISRSGYTGEDGFEISVPSEAAEALADALTAQPEVKPIGLGARDSLRLEADLPLYGHDLDEETTPIAAGLGFAIKKRRREEGGFPGHERVMIEREQGAIVKRVGLIVEGRQPVREGAAVVDAGGSEVGKVTSGGFAPTVQKPIAMAYVPVALAQPGARITLAQRGKVHHAEVVPMPFVPHRYVRKG; this is translated from the coding sequence ATGAGCCGAGACGTCCATAACGGCCCCACCGACCAATTCACCCAGGCGCGCGGCACCGAATATTCGGGCGACGCCGATGGCGGCGACGACGCGCCCGAAATCCTGACGCTTCCGCTGGATGGTTGGCACCGCGCCCGCGGCGGGCGGATGGTGGCCTTCGCGGGCTATGAGATGCCCGTCCAATATGAGGGCATCATGGCCGAGCATCTCTGGACACGCGAGCATGCCGGGCTGTTCGACGTCAGCCATATGGGGCAGCTGGTCTTTACGGGCGAAGGCGTGGAGGCTGCGCTCGAGGCATTGCTCCCGGCCGACCTCCAGGCGGCGAAGCTCAACCACCCCGTCTATTCGCTTTTGCTCGCCGAGAATGGCGGCATCCTTGACGATCTGATGCTTACCCGCCGGGCGGGCGGCGAAGTCTACATCGTCGTCAACGGCGCGACCAAGTGGGACGATATCGCCCATTTTCGCGAGCATCTGGCGGACGAGATCACCCTCAATCATCTCGACGAGCAGGCGCTGCTCGCGTTGCAGGGCCCCGAGGCGGTGATCGCGCTGGAGCGCATCGTGCCGGGCGTCTCGGCACTCGGCTTCATGCAGGGCGACTGGTTCGATCATAAGGGCGACCGGCTCTGGATCAGCCGCTCGGGCTATACCGGCGAGGATGGGTTCGAGATTTCGGTGCCGTCGGAGGCCGCCGAGGCGCTGGCTGACGCCCTCACCGCGCAGCCGGAAGTGAAGCCGATCGGGCTTGGCGCGCGCGATTCGCTGCGGCTCGAGGCCGACCTCCCGCTCTACGGCCACGACCTGGACGAAGAGACGACGCCGATCGCCGCGGGGCTTGGCTTCGCGATCAAGAAGCGCCGCCGCGAGGAAGGCGGCTTCCCCGGCCACGAACGCGTCATGATCGAGCGCGAGCAGGGTGCGATCGTCAAGCGCGTCGGTCTGATCGTCGAGGGCCGCCAGCCGGTCCGCGAAGGCGCGGCGGTGGTCGATGCGGGCGGCAGCGAAGTCGGCAAGGTCACCAGCGGCGGCTTCGCGCCGACCGTCCAGAAGCCGATCGCGATGGCCTATGTGCCGGTCGCGCTGGCGCAACCCGGCGCCCGCATCACGCTTGCCCAGCGCGGCAAGGTCCATCACGCGGAGGTCGTCCCGATGCCCTTCGTTCCCCATCGCTACGTCAGAAAGGGCTGA
- the gcvH gene encoding glycine cleavage system protein GcvH has protein sequence MSRYFTEDHEWVDVDGETATVGITEYAQSQLGDIVFVETPDEGKSFAKGDDAAVVESVKAASDVYAPVSGTVIEGNASLTDNPALVNEDPEGEGWFFKLTLADADELESLMDEAAYADFTSKL, from the coding sequence ATGAGCCGTTATTTCACCGAAGATCATGAATGGGTCGACGTCGACGGCGAGACCGCGACGGTCGGGATCACCGAATATGCCCAGAGCCAGCTCGGCGACATCGTGTTCGTCGAGACGCCCGACGAGGGAAAGAGCTTCGCCAAAGGTGACGACGCCGCCGTGGTGGAGAGCGTGAAGGCCGCGTCGGACGTCTATGCCCCGGTCTCGGGCACGGTGATCGAGGGCAATGCTTCGCTCACCGACAATCCGGCGCTCGTGAACGAGGATCCCGAGGGCGAAGGCTGGTTCTTCAAGCTGACGCTGGCCGATGCGGATGAGCTGGAAAGTTTGATGGACGAAGCGGCCTACGCGGACTTCACGAGCAAGCTCTAG
- the gcvPA gene encoding aminomethyl-transferring glycine dehydrogenase subunit GcvPA translates to MRYLPLTQPDRDAMLATIGAASIDDLFIDVPEAARLDGPVHGLPLHASEMAVERHLSALARKNLAAGDAPFFLGAGAYRHHVPASVDHIIQRGEFLTAYTPYQPEIAQGTLQVMFEFQSQVARLLGCDVANASMYDGSTACWEAIVMARRVTRRGKAILSGGLHPHYVSVAQTMAKFTGDVLDTRLPTLGADADGDDLIALIDDETSCVVVQYPDILGRIADLSALADACHAKKALLVAVVTEPVALGAIRSPGEMGADIVVGEGQSIGVGLQFGGPYVGLFACSEKLVRQMPGRLCGETVDAEGKRGFVLTLSTREQHIRREKATSNICTSSVLCALAWSVHMTLLGEKGLRQLAAINHAGASAAADRLAAVPGVELVTDRFFNEFTLKLPREARPMVRTLADRGILAGVSLGRLYPGVEALQNGLIVAVTETSTAEDVETLAVALEEALA, encoded by the coding sequence ATGCGCTATCTGCCCCTTACCCAGCCCGACCGCGACGCCATGCTCGCGACGATCGGCGCCGCCTCGATCGACGATCTCTTCATCGACGTGCCCGAAGCCGCCCGCTTGGACGGGCCGGTCCACGGCCTGCCGCTCCACGCCAGCGAGATGGCCGTCGAGCGCCACTTGAGCGCGCTGGCCCGCAAGAACCTCGCGGCGGGCGACGCGCCTTTCTTCCTGGGGGCAGGGGCCTATCGGCATCACGTCCCCGCCTCGGTCGATCATATCATCCAGCGCGGCGAGTTCCTGACCGCCTACACGCCCTATCAGCCCGAAATCGCGCAGGGCACGCTCCAGGTGATGTTCGAATTCCAGTCGCAGGTTGCGCGCCTGCTCGGCTGCGATGTCGCCAACGCCTCGATGTATGACGGCTCCACCGCCTGCTGGGAGGCTATCGTGATGGCGCGCCGCGTCACCCGCCGCGGCAAGGCGATCCTCTCGGGCGGGCTGCACCCGCATTACGTCTCGGTCGCGCAGACGATGGCGAAGTTCACCGGGGACGTGCTCGACACGCGGCTGCCGACGCTGGGTGCCGATGCCGATGGCGACGATTTGATCGCACTGATCGACGACGAGACTTCGTGCGTGGTCGTCCAATATCCCGACATTCTCGGCCGCATTGCCGACCTGTCGGCGCTGGCCGACGCCTGCCATGCGAAGAAGGCGCTGCTGGTTGCGGTCGTCACCGAGCCGGTGGCCTTGGGGGCGATCCGGTCGCCAGGCGAGATGGGCGCCGACATCGTCGTCGGCGAGGGCCAGTCGATCGGGGTCGGGCTGCAGTTCGGGGGTCCCTATGTGGGCTTGTTCGCCTGCTCCGAGAAGCTGGTGCGGCAGATGCCCGGCCGGCTGTGCGGCGAGACGGTGGACGCAGAGGGCAAGCGCGGCTTCGTGCTCACGCTTAGCACCCGCGAGCAGCATATCCGCCGCGAGAAAGCGACGTCGAACATCTGCACCAGCTCGGTGCTCTGCGCGCTCGCCTGGTCGGTGCACATGACCTTGCTCGGCGAGAAGGGCCTGCGCCAGCTGGCGGCGATCAACCATGCCGGCGCGAGCGCTGCGGCCGATCGACTGGCTGCGGTGCCCGGGGTCGAACTGGTGACCGACCGCTTCTTCAACGAATTCACGCTCAAGCTCCCCAGAGAAGCCCGCCCCATGGTCCGCACGCTTGCGGATCGGGGCATATTGGCCGGTGTGTCCCTCGGCCGGCTCTATCCGGGCGTCGAGGCGCTGCAGAACGGGTTGATCGTCGCGGTTACCGAAACCAGCACCGCGGAGGATGTCGAAACCCTTGCCGTCGCACTCGAGGAGGCACTGGCATGA
- the gcvPB gene encoding aminomethyl-transferring glycine dehydrogenase subunit GcvPB, whose protein sequence is MTINQSGWRPTAPEQGESSGETFTGNRALMLDEPLIFEIGSSETTGVDFDFAPSPLPGEGQSQAQPSAPLPTLSPEGRGLSRLGNLARTAPIGLPGLSEPETVRHYTRLSRQNYAIDLGLFPLGSCTMKHNPRLNERMARLPGFADLHPLTPVDRCQGAFEVIHQLAHWLVTLTGMHSVAMSPKAGAHGELCGVLAIRAALDAKGEQTRKVMLVPESAHGTNPATAAFAGFSVEDIPATAAGRVDLEALKARLGPDVAGVMITNPNTCGLFEPDMREISEAVHAAGGYVYCDGANFNAIVGRVRPGDLGIDAMHINLHKTFSTPHGGGGPGSGPVVFSEALTPYAPLPFVEKQGDQFVLVEEETAGEHHASSFGRMTAFHGQMGMFTRALTYILSHGADGLRQVAEDAVLNANYILRSMEDVLDAPFAGSGPCMHEAIFSDKGLPEGFSTIDVAKGLIDEGFHPMTVYFPLVVHGAMLVEPTETESKATLDQFIGAFRSVATRAKNGAPALKGAPHFAPRRRLDETLAARKPVLAWKGAD, encoded by the coding sequence ATGACGATCAACCAAAGCGGCTGGCGTCCGACCGCGCCGGAGCAGGGCGAAAGCAGCGGCGAGACCTTCACCGGCAACCGCGCGCTGATGCTGGACGAGCCGCTGATCTTCGAGATCGGATCGAGCGAGACGACCGGGGTGGATTTCGACTTCGCTCCCTCTCCCCTCCCGGGAGAGGGGCAGTCGCAAGCGCAGCCCTCTGCCCCTCTCCCAACTCTCTCCCCGGAGGGGAGAGGGCTTTCGCGCCTTGGCAACCTCGCCCGCACCGCCCCGATCGGCCTCCCCGGCCTGTCCGAGCCCGAGACGGTGCGCCATTACACCCGCCTCAGCCGGCAGAATTACGCGATCGACCTGGGCCTATTCCCGCTCGGTAGCTGCACGATGAAGCACAACCCCCGCCTCAACGAGCGGATGGCGCGGCTGCCCGGATTCGCCGATCTCCACCCGCTTACCCCGGTCGACCGCTGCCAGGGCGCGTTCGAAGTCATCCACCAGCTGGCGCATTGGCTCGTGACGCTCACCGGCATGCATTCGGTCGCGATGAGTCCCAAAGCCGGGGCGCATGGCGAGCTGTGCGGGGTGCTGGCGATCCGCGCTGCACTCGACGCCAAGGGCGAGCAGACCCGCAAGGTGATGCTGGTCCCCGAAAGCGCGCACGGCACCAACCCCGCCACCGCTGCGTTCGCGGGCTTTTCGGTCGAGGACATTCCCGCCACCGCAGCAGGGCGAGTCGACCTTGAGGCGCTCAAGGCTCGCCTCGGCCCCGACGTCGCGGGGGTGATGATCACCAACCCCAACACGTGCGGCCTGTTCGAGCCCGACATGCGCGAGATATCCGAGGCGGTCCACGCGGCGGGCGGCTATGTCTATTGCGACGGCGCCAACTTCAACGCGATCGTCGGCCGCGTGCGACCCGGCGACCTAGGCATCGACGCGATGCACATCAATCTGCACAAGACCTTCTCCACCCCGCATGGCGGCGGCGGCCCGGGCTCGGGCCCGGTGGTCTTCTCCGAAGCGCTAACGCCCTATGCGCCGCTGCCCTTCGTCGAGAAGCAGGGCGATCAGTTCGTCCTGGTCGAGGAGGAAACCGCGGGCGAGCATCATGCATCCAGCTTCGGCCGGATGACCGCCTTCCACGGCCAGATGGGCATGTTCACGCGGGCGCTGACCTATATCCTGAGCCACGGCGCCGACGGGCTGCGCCAGGTCGCCGAGGATGCGGTGCTCAACGCCAATTATATCCTGCGTTCCATGGAGGATGTGCTCGACGCGCCCTTCGCGGGCTCGGGGCCGTGCATGCACGAGGCGATCTTCAGCGACAAAGGCCTGCCCGAAGGTTTCTCGACGATCGACGTGGCCAAGGGGCTGATCGACGAGGGCTTCCACCCGATGACGGTCTATTTCCCGCTGGTCGTCCACGGCGCGATGCTGGTCGAGCCGACCGAGACCGAGAGCAAGGCGACGCTCGACCAGTTCATCGGCGCGTTCCGCTCGGTCGCGACGCGGGCGAAGAATGGCGCACCCGCGCTCAAGGGCGCCCCCCATTTTGCACCGCGCCGCCGGCTGGACGAAACGCTCGCGGCGCGGAAGCCGGTGCTGGCCTGGAAGGGCGCGGACTGA
- a CDS encoding DUF938 domain-containing protein, with protein MTRKHAPATTRNREPIAALLSETLPPAGLVLEVASGSGEHVAFFAERFATLDWQPSDPDPAARDSIVAWCAGRANIFAPLEIDAAAESWPIDSAAAILCINMVHISPWEATLGLMAQAKRLLGPGAPLILYGPFRQRGVPTAESNEAFDLSLRARNPGWGLRHLDDVTAAAQGFTLGRIEAMPANNLTLVYRRS; from the coding sequence ATGACCCGCAAACACGCCCCCGCCACCACCCGCAACCGCGAGCCGATCGCCGCTTTGCTCTCCGAAACCCTGCCGCCCGCCGGCCTGGTGCTCGAAGTCGCCAGCGGCAGCGGCGAGCATGTCGCCTTCTTCGCCGAGCGCTTCGCCACGCTCGACTGGCAACCCAGCGACCCCGATCCCGCCGCGCGCGATTCGATCGTCGCCTGGTGCGCGGGGCGCGCCAACATTTTTGCGCCGCTCGAGATCGATGCCGCTGCCGAGAGCTGGCCGATCGATTCCGCCGCCGCGATCCTGTGCATCAACATGGTCCATATCAGCCCGTGGGAGGCGACGCTGGGGCTGATGGCGCAGGCGAAGCGGCTGCTTGGGCCGGGCGCGCCGCTGATCCTCTACGGCCCCTTTCGCCAGCGTGGCGTGCCCACCGCCGAGTCGAACGAGGCGTTCGACCTGTCGCTGCGCGCGCGCAATCCCGGCTGGGGGCTGCGCCACCTGGACGACGTGACCGCCGCGGCCCAGGGCTTCACGCTCGGGCGGATCGAGGCCATGCCTGCCAACAATCTGACCCTGGTCTATCGCCGGAGCTGA